In one window of Pseudomonas putida DNA:
- a CDS encoding DUF1289 domain-containing protein, with amino-acid sequence MSNQSIKTPCVGLCSTVYGDTVCRGCKRFHHEVINWNGYDEEQKRAVWLRLEQLLVQVMMAKLEVFDKDRLREQLEQRSIRFLAHQSEYCWAYQLIARGARVIRDLEAYGMALLPEFREWELPQLRDAIDREFFLLSEAHYQRYIAPAFLQQSLG; translated from the coding sequence ATGTCCAACCAGTCCATCAAGACCCCTTGCGTCGGCCTTTGCTCAACTGTCTACGGAGACACCGTCTGCCGTGGCTGCAAGCGCTTTCACCATGAAGTGATCAATTGGAACGGTTATGACGAGGAGCAGAAGCGTGCCGTCTGGCTGCGCCTGGAGCAGTTGCTGGTGCAGGTGATGATGGCCAAGCTTGAAGTGTTCGACAAAGACCGTTTGCGCGAGCAGCTCGAACAGCGCTCGATCCGCTTTCTTGCACACCAGTCCGAATACTGCTGGGCCTACCAGTTGATCGCCCGCGGTGCCCGCGTGATCCGTGACCTGGAAGCCTACGGCATGGCCCTGCTGCCGGAGTTCCGCGAATGGGAGCTGCCGCAGTTGCGCGATGCCATCGACCGGGAGTTCTTCCTGCTTTCCGAGGCCCATTACCAGCGCTACATCGCGCCTGCTTTCCTGCAGCAGTCGCTGGGGTAA
- the queD gene encoding 6-carboxytetrahydropterin synthase QueD — protein sequence MEIFKEFTFESAHRLPHVPEGHKCGRLHGHSFKVALHLTGPLDPHTGWIRDFAEVKAIFKPIYDRLDHNYLNDIPGLENPTSEVIAKWIWEQVKPLLPELSKVRIHETCTSGCEYTGD from the coding sequence GTGGAAATTTTCAAAGAGTTCACCTTCGAGTCCGCTCACCGCCTGCCCCACGTCCCCGAAGGACACAAATGCGGTCGCCTGCACGGCCATTCGTTCAAGGTCGCCCTGCACCTGACTGGCCCGCTCGACCCGCACACCGGCTGGATCCGCGACTTCGCCGAGGTCAAGGCGATCTTCAAGCCGATCTACGATCGCCTCGACCACAACTACCTGAACGACATTCCCGGCCTGGAAAACCCGACCAGCGAAGTGATCGCCAAGTGGATCTGGGAACAGGTCAAGCCGCTACTGCCGGAACTATCGAAAGTGCGTATCCACGAGACCTGCACCAGTGGTTGCGAATACACCGGCGACTGA
- a CDS encoding patatin-like phospholipase family protein, with amino-acid sequence MSAIHIKYPALTFKAGRRALAQIRERGLRAVDVGVLPGAAGGPKPLGIQGLDLALFGQLLPSAPRQRSLIGASIGSWRFASACLDDPVAGLRRLGELYTEQDFAKGVTPAQISQSCQRMLDDLLQGRDGQILANPNYRLNILVVKSHGQLAHDHPARLGMGLSSVIASNLLGRSRLARHFERIILHDGRSAPPLDALTDFPSRCLPLDLGNLRQALLASGSIPMVMEGVRDIPGAGNGTYRDGGLLDYHLDLPYRGDDLVLYPHFTDKVVPGWFDKALPWRRGDATRLHNVLLMTPSPQYLAALPYGKLPDRNDFKRFMGDAPTRKRYWYKAIAESQRLGDELLELVATGRLHERLQAL; translated from the coding sequence ATGAGCGCCATCCATATCAAGTATCCCGCCCTGACCTTCAAGGCCGGCCGACGCGCCCTGGCGCAGATCCGCGAGCGCGGCCTGCGGGCTGTCGATGTCGGGGTGCTGCCGGGCGCGGCCGGCGGCCCCAAGCCGCTGGGTATTCAGGGTCTGGACCTGGCACTGTTCGGCCAGTTGCTGCCTTCGGCACCGCGGCAGCGCTCGCTGATCGGCGCCTCGATCGGCTCCTGGCGCTTTGCCAGCGCCTGCCTGGACGACCCCGTGGCCGGCCTGCGGCGCCTGGGCGAGCTGTATACCGAGCAGGATTTCGCCAAGGGGGTGACGCCCGCGCAGATCAGCCAGAGCTGCCAGCGCATGCTCGACGATCTGCTACAGGGCCGTGACGGCCAGATCCTGGCCAATCCGAACTATCGCCTGAATATCCTGGTGGTGAAGAGCCATGGCCAGCTTGCCCATGATCACCCCGCGCGGCTGGGCATGGGCCTGTCCTCGGTGATTGCCAGCAACCTGCTCGGGCGTTCGCGCCTGGCCCGTCACTTCGAACGCATCATCCTGCATGACGGCCGTAGCGCACCACCACTGGACGCATTGACCGACTTTCCCTCGCGCTGCCTGCCCCTGGACCTGGGCAACCTGCGACAGGCGCTGCTCGCGTCGGGCTCGATCCCGATGGTGATGGAGGGCGTGCGCGATATTCCCGGCGCTGGCAACGGCACCTACCGTGACGGCGGCCTGCTGGACTACCACCTCGACCTGCCCTATCGAGGCGACGACCTGGTGCTCTATCCGCACTTCACCGACAAGGTCGTGCCCGGCTGGTTCGACAAGGCCCTGCCCTGGCGTCGCGGCGATGCCACACGCCTGCACAATGTGCTGCTGATGACGCCATCGCCGCAGTACCTGGCCGCCCTGCCCTATGGCAAGCTGCCGGACCGCAACGACTTCAAGCGTTTCATGGGGGATGCGCCGACTCGCAAGCGCTATTGGTACAAGGCCATCGCCGAAAGCCAGCGCCTGGGCGACGAGCTGCTGGAACTGGTCGCCACCGGGCGGCTGCATGAACGGTTGCAAGCCTTGTAG
- a CDS encoding PepSY domain-containing protein has product MKTLTALFTAAALTFGATAAFAKDVQPDEVVKLVNAKTIKSLDELKAAAVAKHPGSTVTDSELEDEYGRYVYKVELRDAQNVEWDVALDAKTGEVLKDERDN; this is encoded by the coding sequence ATGAAAACGTTGACTGCCCTGTTCACCGCCGCTGCCCTGACCTTCGGTGCCACTGCCGCCTTCGCCAAGGACGTGCAGCCCGACGAAGTGGTCAAACTGGTCAATGCCAAGACCATCAAGTCTCTGGATGAGCTCAAGGCCGCCGCCGTGGCCAAGCATCCCGGCTCGACCGTGACCGATTCCGAGCTCGAAGACGAATACGGCCGCTATGTCTACAAGGTCGAACTGCGCGATGCGCAGAACGTCGAATGGGACGTGGCCCTGGACGCCAAGACTGGTGAAGTGCTGAAGGACGAACGAGACAACTGA
- a CDS encoding PepSY domain-containing protein, whose product MNTLPRAVPCLALALWVACSPATARDLDQDEALELRQQGIILPLEQLLDAALGRYPGARLLEAELEEKHGRYEYEVELLTPAGVVREIKYDARTGVLIKDEEDD is encoded by the coding sequence ATGAACACCCTGCCGCGAGCGGTGCCCTGTCTGGCACTGGCATTATGGGTCGCCTGCTCGCCGGCGACCGCCCGCGACCTGGACCAGGACGAAGCCCTGGAACTGCGACAGCAGGGCATCATCCTCCCGCTTGAGCAATTGCTCGACGCAGCCCTGGGGCGCTACCCCGGGGCGCGTTTGCTGGAGGCCGAGCTGGAAGAGAAGCACGGCCGTTACGAGTACGAGGTCGAACTGCTGACCCCGGCCGGTGTGGTGCGTGAAATCAAGTACGACGCCCGTACCGGCGTTTTGATCAAGGACGAGGAAGACGACTGA
- a CDS encoding response regulator transcription factor — protein MRLLLVEDNVPLADELIASLQRQGYAVDWLADGRDAVYQGQSEPYDLIILDLGLPGLPGLEVLTQWRAAALAIPVLILTARGSWAERIEGLKAGADDYLTKPFHPEELQLRIQALLRRARGLANQPRLEAAGLHLDEGRQCVVREGVDVQLTAAEFRLLRYFMLHPQQVLSKSHLAEHLYDGETERDSNVLEVHVNHLRRKLGRSVIETRRGQGYVYAGSSNG, from the coding sequence ATGCGCCTGTTGCTTGTCGAGGACAATGTGCCTCTGGCCGACGAATTGATCGCCAGCCTGCAACGCCAGGGCTATGCCGTGGACTGGCTGGCCGACGGTCGTGACGCGGTCTACCAGGGGCAGAGTGAGCCCTATGACCTGATCATCCTCGACCTCGGCCTGCCCGGTCTGCCGGGGTTGGAGGTACTGACGCAGTGGCGTGCCGCTGCGCTGGCCATCCCCGTGCTCATTCTCACCGCTCGCGGTTCCTGGGCCGAACGCATCGAAGGGCTGAAGGCCGGGGCCGACGACTACCTCACCAAACCCTTCCACCCCGAAGAACTGCAACTGCGCATCCAGGCCCTGCTGCGCCGTGCCCGTGGCCTGGCCAACCAGCCGCGCCTGGAGGCGGCGGGCCTGCACCTGGACGAAGGGCGTCAGTGCGTCGTGCGCGAGGGGGTGGATGTGCAACTGACCGCCGCCGAGTTTCGCCTGCTGCGCTATTTCATGCTGCACCCGCAGCAGGTCCTGTCCAAGAGCCACTTGGCCGAGCATCTCTACGACGGGGAAACCGAGCGTGACTCCAACGTGCTCGAGGTGCACGTCAATCACCTGCGGCGCAAGCTGGGGCGCAGCGTGATCGAGACCCGTCGCGGCCAGGGCTATGTCTACGCCGGGAGCAGCAACGGGTGA
- a CDS encoding sensor histidine kinase, protein MKSIQARLSLGLVAVLVVVGVAVAQVTLWLFEAGLQRYLEAGLRKESENLLVALVRGPNGLQLDERRISAAYQRPFSGYYFRIDFEQGTWRSRSLWDLDMPKLARPGLEDGHELGPEGQQLLAYRGDYRRLGQDISISVAQDYSPVREGFRRLQQIGLGMGVLALLLILVLQRITVTRSLRPLERARQQIAQLQQGQRSQLDAQVPSELQPLVDQVNHLLAHTEDSLRRSRNALGNLGHALKTPLAVLLSLASSERLRDLPEVQVQLREQLEQIQQRLARELNRARLAGDALPGAQFDCDAELPGLLSTLGMIHGEGLLLARDVPPGLLLPWDREDLLELLGNLLDNACKWADSEVRLGIEATAEGYRLWVDDDGPGIPGEAREQVLERGSRLDEQVDGHGLGLGIVRDIVEAWEGRITLLESPLGGLRVSIELPRKGR, encoded by the coding sequence GTGAAGTCGATCCAGGCACGCCTGAGCCTCGGCCTGGTGGCCGTGCTGGTGGTGGTCGGCGTGGCGGTGGCGCAGGTGACCCTGTGGTTGTTCGAGGCCGGGTTGCAGCGCTATCTCGAAGCCGGGCTGCGCAAGGAGAGCGAGAACCTGCTGGTGGCGCTGGTCCGTGGCCCCAACGGCCTGCAACTGGACGAGCGGCGTATCTCGGCGGCCTATCAACGGCCGTTTTCAGGGTATTACTTTCGCATCGATTTCGAGCAGGGCACCTGGCGCTCCCGTTCGCTATGGGACCTGGACATGCCCAAGCTCGCGCGCCCGGGGCTGGAGGATGGCCATGAGCTAGGCCCGGAAGGCCAGCAACTGTTGGCCTATCGCGGAGATTACCGGCGCCTGGGTCAGGATATCTCGATCAGCGTCGCTCAGGATTATTCACCCGTACGCGAGGGGTTCAGGCGCTTGCAGCAGATCGGCCTGGGCATGGGTGTGCTGGCGCTGCTGTTGATCCTGGTCCTGCAGCGCATCACCGTGACCCGCTCGTTACGTCCGCTGGAGCGCGCCCGTCAGCAGATCGCCCAATTGCAACAGGGGCAGCGCTCCCAACTCGATGCCCAGGTGCCCAGTGAACTGCAACCGCTGGTGGACCAGGTCAACCACCTGCTGGCGCACACCGAAGACAGCCTGCGTCGCTCACGCAACGCGCTGGGTAACCTCGGCCATGCCCTGAAGACCCCTCTGGCGGTGCTGCTGAGCCTGGCGTCGAGCGAGCGCCTGCGCGATCTGCCTGAAGTGCAGGTGCAACTGCGCGAACAACTGGAGCAGATCCAGCAGCGCCTGGCCCGTGAACTGAACCGCGCACGCCTGGCGGGCGATGCCTTGCCAGGCGCGCAGTTCGACTGCGACGCGGAGCTGCCTGGCCTGCTCTCCACGCTGGGCATGATCCATGGCGAGGGGCTGCTGCTGGCGCGTGATGTACCACCGGGGTTGTTGCTGCCCTGGGACCGCGAGGACCTGCTGGAGCTGCTGGGCAACCTGCTGGACAACGCCTGCAAATGGGCTGACAGCGAGGTACGCCTGGGTATCGAGGCAACTGCCGAGGGTTACCGGCTCTGGGTCGACGACGACGGGCCTGGAATTCCCGGTGAGGCACGGGAGCAGGTACTGGAGCGCGGTTCGCGGCTCGACGAGCAGGTGGACGGGCATGGCCTGGGGCTGGGCATCGTGCGGGACATCGTCGAGGCCTGGGAAGGGCGGATCACCTTGCTCGAGAGCCCGCTGGGAGGGCTGCGCGTCAGCATCGAGTTGCCACGCAAGGGGCGCTGA
- a CDS encoding HPP family protein, protein MPASRSENRLLRLLPAPLNIPPREWLRAAVGALLGLFLAGWLCSMAYGPSVALHLLGPLAASAVLVFAVHSGPLAQPWPVLGSYALAGILGLAMRQGLGSELWVAAAALGGSLLLMCGLRCLHPPGGGVAASVVLADPGLVAMGDHLLEPVLLNALILVAVAVLYNRLTGVRYPKGAVPRKDPHHTHDPLPGARVGISAEDLDLALEELGEFVDVTRDELERIILATEQHALQRSLGGITAAAVMSRDVQFASPNTTLEQAWKMLAGHHLKTLPVLEHGRLVGIVSLSDLVGPAMARGRFSWRGLFRRPSTRMAQVMSRQVVSVGSEYPLERLLPLLSEHGLHCLPVLDDGRLVGVITQTDLIAGLKRHLLNAATQRSDQRVPAL, encoded by the coding sequence ATGCCTGCCTCGCGTTCTGAAAACCGTCTGCTGCGCCTGTTACCGGCGCCTTTGAATATTCCTCCGCGGGAGTGGCTGCGTGCCGCTGTCGGCGCGCTGCTGGGTCTGTTCCTCGCCGGATGGCTGTGCAGCATGGCGTACGGCCCCTCCGTCGCCTTGCACCTGCTTGGCCCGTTGGCCGCCTCGGCGGTACTGGTGTTCGCCGTGCATTCCGGCCCGCTGGCGCAGCCCTGGCCGGTGCTCGGCAGCTATGCCCTGGCCGGGATCCTCGGATTGGCGATGCGCCAGGGCCTGGGCAGCGAGCTCTGGGTGGCCGCAGCGGCCCTGGGTGGCTCGCTGCTGCTGATGTGCGGGTTGCGTTGCCTGCACCCTCCGGGCGGCGGCGTGGCGGCCAGCGTGGTGCTGGCTGACCCAGGGCTGGTGGCGATGGGCGACCATTTGCTCGAGCCAGTGCTGCTCAACGCATTGATTCTGGTGGCCGTGGCGGTGCTCTACAACCGCCTGACCGGGGTGCGTTATCCCAAGGGCGCCGTACCGCGCAAAGACCCGCATCACACCCATGACCCACTGCCCGGTGCACGCGTCGGCATCAGCGCAGAAGACCTGGATCTGGCGCTGGAGGAGCTGGGGGAGTTCGTCGATGTCACCCGCGATGAACTCGAACGTATCATCCTGGCCACCGAGCAGCACGCCCTGCAGCGCAGCCTGGGCGGGATCACGGCGGCCGCGGTGATGTCCCGCGACGTACAGTTCGCCTCGCCGAACACGACCCTGGAACAGGCCTGGAAGATGCTCGCCGGCCATCACCTGAAGACGCTTCCGGTGCTGGAGCACGGGCGTTTGGTCGGTATCGTCAGCCTCAGCGACCTGGTTGGCCCGGCGATGGCCCGGGGGCGCTTCAGTTGGCGAGGCCTGTTCCGTCGCCCGTCGACACGCATGGCGCAGGTCATGAGCCGCCAAGTGGTCAGCGTGGGTAGCGAGTATCCATTGGAGCGCCTCCTGCCGCTGCTCAGCGAGCACGGATTGCACTGCTTGCCGGTGCTGGACGACGGGCGACTGGTTGGAGTGATCACCCAGACCGACCTTATCGCCGGCCTGAAACGTCATTTGCTCAACGCTGCAACGCAGCGCTCAGACCAGCGGGTCCCAGCGTTGTGA
- a CDS encoding LysR family transcriptional regulator — MDIDQARTFLEIVRCGSLVAAAERLFVSQTAISARVQRLEQQLGCQLFVRSRNGASLTGDGEAFVTYANQLVHTWEAARRDLPLPQGCQKVLHLGGEVSLGNPLMLDWVSALHGALPDHAIRSEVSDGEALLRKVEMGLLDAALVYQPTYVPGLQVEQLMEEKLIRIRRVDLPEPYIYVDWGEAFRRQHDAALPHCARPALSFNLGPLALQFILDQGGSGYFRTRVVQAYLDSGVLERVPQAPEFTYPTFLVYARERDSEALQQALALLRRQVADGASDWSQRWDPLV, encoded by the coding sequence ATGGACATCGATCAGGCCCGTACCTTTCTGGAAATCGTGCGCTGCGGCAGCCTGGTGGCCGCAGCCGAGCGCCTGTTCGTCTCACAGACTGCCATTTCGGCCCGAGTGCAGCGCCTGGAGCAACAACTCGGCTGTCAACTGTTCGTGCGCAGCCGCAACGGCGCCAGCTTGACCGGCGACGGCGAGGCCTTCGTCACCTACGCCAACCAACTGGTACACACCTGGGAAGCGGCACGCCGTGACCTGCCGCTGCCACAGGGCTGCCAGAAGGTCCTGCACCTGGGGGGCGAGGTGAGCCTGGGCAATCCGCTGATGCTCGATTGGGTCAGCGCACTGCATGGGGCCCTGCCCGACCATGCGATCCGCAGCGAAGTGAGCGACGGCGAAGCGTTGCTGCGCAAAGTGGAAATGGGCTTGCTGGATGCGGCGCTGGTCTATCAACCGACCTATGTCCCGGGGTTGCAAGTCGAACAGTTGATGGAAGAAAAGCTGATCCGCATCCGCCGCGTCGACCTGCCCGAGCCTTACATCTATGTCGACTGGGGCGAAGCCTTCCGACGCCAGCACGATGCGGCCCTGCCCCACTGCGCGCGGCCGGCGCTGAGCTTCAACCTCGGCCCCCTGGCGCTGCAGTTCATCCTCGACCAGGGCGGCAGCGGCTATTTCCGTACCCGTGTGGTGCAGGCCTATCTGGATAGCGGCGTGCTGGAGCGCGTGCCACAGGCGCCGGAGTTCACCTACCCGACGTTCCTGGTCTATGCCCGTGAACGTGACAGCGAGGCGCTGCAACAGGCGCTCGCGCTGCTGCGCCGTCAGGTGGCCGACGGCGCCAGCGACTGGTCACAACGCTGGGACCCGCTGGTCTGA
- a CDS encoding leucine-rich repeat-containing protein kinase family protein, which yields MHSLEDLKAGRLQGITRLDLCEGLTCFPPEIFTLADTLEVLNLTGNALCALPDDLHRLTRLKVLFCSENRFTHLPHGIGRCTRLETVGFKSNRISQVDAQALPASLRSLVLTDNLLETLPQQIGECTHLQKLMLAGNRLTDLPESLARCERLELLRVASNRLTALPDWLLHMPRLAWLAYADNPLPQALRAPTVETAAQPIDWADLTLGEELGRGASGVIHLAHWRAQQAPVAVKLHKGEITSDGSPLAEMSACLAAGDHPQLVRLLGRIDNHPQRRPALVMQLIDPSWFNLAGPPSLDSCTRDRYPAERHFSLDAVQHLLAGVASVAAHLHAQGLNHGDLYAHNILCAAAGDCLLGDFGAASFHSPAAGAAGEAIERLEVRAFGILIDELLDCCEEDDTRLRALAAHCQQADVLRRPAFAEVIEALRSH from the coding sequence ATGCACAGCCTCGAAGACCTCAAAGCCGGCCGACTCCAAGGCATCACCCGCCTTGACCTGTGCGAAGGCCTGACCTGTTTCCCGCCAGAGATCTTCACACTCGCAGACACACTCGAGGTACTGAACCTGACCGGCAACGCCCTCTGCGCATTGCCCGACGACCTGCACCGACTGACCCGGCTGAAAGTGCTGTTCTGCTCGGAAAACCGCTTCACCCACCTGCCCCACGGCATCGGCCGGTGCACGCGCCTGGAAACCGTGGGCTTCAAGAGCAACCGCATCAGCCAGGTCGATGCGCAGGCGCTGCCAGCCAGCCTGCGCTCGCTGGTACTGACCGACAACCTGCTCGAAACCCTGCCGCAACAGATTGGCGAGTGCACCCACCTGCAGAAGCTGATGCTCGCAGGCAACCGCCTGACCGACCTGCCCGAGAGCCTCGCCCGTTGCGAACGCCTGGAACTGCTGCGCGTCGCCAGCAATCGCCTGACGGCCCTGCCCGACTGGCTGCTGCACATGCCGCGCCTGGCATGGCTGGCCTATGCCGACAACCCGCTGCCCCAGGCGCTGCGGGCGCCCACGGTAGAGACCGCCGCCCAGCCTATCGACTGGGCAGATCTCACACTGGGCGAAGAGCTCGGCCGTGGTGCTTCGGGCGTGATTCACCTGGCGCATTGGCGCGCACAGCAGGCACCGGTAGCGGTCAAGCTGCACAAGGGCGAGATCACCAGCGATGGCTCGCCCCTGGCAGAGATGAGCGCCTGCCTGGCAGCGGGCGACCACCCGCAACTGGTGCGGCTGCTCGGGCGCATCGACAACCATCCCCAGCGTCGCCCTGCGCTGGTGATGCAACTGATCGATCCGAGCTGGTTCAACCTTGCAGGCCCACCGAGCCTGGACAGTTGCACCCGCGATCGCTACCCCGCAGAGCGCCACTTCAGCCTGGACGCTGTGCAACACCTGCTGGCGGGTGTCGCTTCGGTGGCCGCGCACCTGCATGCACAGGGCCTGAACCATGGCGACCTGTATGCCCACAATATCCTCTGCGCAGCAGCCGGTGACTGCCTGCTCGGGGACTTCGGCGCGGCATCGTTCCACTCGCCGGCTGCAGGCGCGGCTGGCGAGGCCATCGAGCGCCTGGAGGTGCGCGCCTTCGGTATTCTCATCGACGAACTGCTGGACTGCTGCGAAGAAGACGACACCCGGCTACGCGCCCTGGCCGCGCACTGCCAGCAAGCGGATGTGCTGCGACGCCCAGCGTTCGCCGAGGTGATCGAGGCGCTGCGCAGCCATTGA
- a CDS encoding propionyl-CoA synthetase, with translation MTYQHSYAHSITDPASFWQAQAEQLAWHRKPTLTLQDNPDGTHRWFADGRLNSSYLALDHQIEQGRGEQLALIYDSPVTGAALTFTYLQLRDEVARLAGLLRALGVGKGDGVIIYMPMVPQAAMAMLACARIGAVHSVVFGGFAANELALRIDDARPTLLLTASCGLEFDRVIEYKPLVDRALQLARHQPGHVLVLQRPQARAQLQPGRDLDWQAAVADAEPVAPVELDAGDPLYIMYTSGTTGKPKGIVRENGGNAVALCYAMRHVYGMQAGDVWWGISDVGWVVGHSLIVYGPLMSGCTTVFYEGKPIRTPDASAYWRVVEQYKVNALFCAPTAMRAIRKEDPDGELIRRHDLGSLRQLFLAGEKLDSSTHQWLERVSGKPVHDHWWQTETGWPVTAPCVGLEGSAARPGSSNRAVPGYHVQVLDDEGRPLGPNQQGAIVIALPLPPGCSQTLWGDHPRYLQAYLHSYPGYYHTGDGGYLDDDGFVYIMGRTDDVINVSGHRLSTGEMEDLVAQHPAVAECAVIGVHDEIKGQVPLALVVLKDGQGIAEQQLQAELVAKVREQIGALACFNRVRLVKRLPKTRSGKILRAVLRKIADGVDYVAPSTLDDPAVLPEIEGVLADLPRAG, from the coding sequence ATGACCTATCAGCACAGCTACGCGCATTCCATTACCGATCCCGCCAGCTTCTGGCAAGCCCAGGCCGAGCAGCTCGCCTGGCACCGCAAACCCACCCTCACCCTGCAGGACAACCCGGACGGCACTCACCGCTGGTTTGCTGACGGGCGCCTGAACAGCAGCTACCTGGCCCTGGACCATCAGATCGAGCAAGGCCGCGGTGAGCAGTTGGCGCTGATCTACGACTCGCCTGTGACGGGCGCTGCGCTGACCTTCACCTACCTTCAACTGCGCGACGAGGTCGCGCGCCTTGCCGGTCTGCTGCGCGCGCTCGGCGTGGGCAAGGGTGATGGCGTGATCATCTACATGCCCATGGTGCCGCAGGCAGCCATGGCCATGCTGGCCTGCGCGCGGATCGGCGCGGTGCACTCGGTGGTGTTCGGCGGTTTTGCCGCCAACGAATTGGCCCTGCGTATCGACGATGCGCGTCCGACCCTGCTGCTCACCGCGTCCTGTGGCCTGGAGTTCGACAGGGTGATCGAATACAAGCCGCTGGTCGATCGCGCCCTGCAACTGGCCCGGCACCAGCCTGGGCATGTGCTGGTGCTGCAACGTCCCCAGGCCCGCGCGCAGCTGCAGCCTGGGCGCGACCTGGACTGGCAGGCGGCGGTGGCCGATGCCGAGCCGGTGGCGCCGGTCGAGCTCGACGCAGGCGACCCGCTGTACATCATGTACACCTCCGGCACCACCGGAAAACCCAAGGGCATCGTGCGTGAGAATGGCGGCAATGCGGTCGCGCTGTGCTACGCCATGCGTCACGTCTACGGTATGCAGGCGGGCGATGTGTGGTGGGGGATTTCCGACGTGGGCTGGGTGGTCGGCCATTCGCTGATCGTCTACGGGCCGTTGATGAGCGGCTGCACCACGGTGTTCTACGAAGGCAAGCCGATTCGCACCCCGGATGCCTCGGCGTACTGGCGGGTGGTCGAGCAGTACAAGGTCAATGCACTGTTCTGCGCACCGACCGCCATGCGTGCGATCCGCAAGGAAGATCCGGACGGCGAACTGATCCGCCGTCATGACCTGGGTTCGCTGCGTCAGTTGTTCCTTGCCGGCGAGAAACTCGACTCCAGCACGCACCAGTGGCTGGAGCGGGTCAGTGGCAAACCTGTGCACGATCATTGGTGGCAGACCGAGACCGGCTGGCCGGTTACCGCGCCGTGCGTGGGGCTCGAGGGCAGCGCTGCGCGCCCGGGATCGAGCAATCGCGCGGTGCCGGGCTATCACGTCCAGGTGCTGGACGATGAGGGGCGCCCCTTGGGACCGAACCAGCAGGGCGCCATCGTGATCGCCTTGCCGTTGCCGCCAGGTTGCAGCCAGACGCTCTGGGGCGACCACCCACGCTACCTGCAAGCCTACCTGCACAGCTATCCGGGCTATTACCACACCGGTGACGGCGGATACCTGGACGATGATGGCTTCGTCTACATCATGGGGCGCACCGATGATGTGATCAACGTCTCCGGGCATCGGCTGTCCACCGGCGAGATGGAGGACCTGGTGGCGCAGCATCCCGCGGTGGCCGAGTGCGCGGTGATCGGCGTGCACGACGAGATCAAGGGCCAGGTACCGCTGGCGCTGGTGGTGCTCAAGGACGGGCAGGGCATTGCCGAACAACAGTTGCAGGCCGAACTGGTGGCCAAGGTGCGCGAGCAGATCGGGGCGCTGGCTTGTTTCAATCGAGTGCGTCTGGTCAAGCGCCTGCCCAAGACACGCTCGGGCAAGATCCTGCGTGCGGTGCTGCGCAAGATTGCCGATGGCGTGGACTACGTGGCGCCGTCAACGCTGGATGACCCGGCGGTACTGCCTGAGATAGAGGGTGTGCTGGCGGACCTGCCGCGGGCGGGATAA